GAGCGCGGTGGAGTTCCTGCGCTTCGCGGCCCAGGTCCAGGCTGCGCCACAGCCACACCGCCCGCCTGCCCTGCACCGTAGAGTGGCCCAGCAGGCGCCGCTGCTGAAAATAGCCCTCGCCCGCGCCGGCCAACACGTCCAGGGCCTGCTCGTCGCTGGGCCCCTCATCGCCAAAGGCGCCCACCGCCAGCGCGAAGGGACCGTCCAGCCCGGGCAAGTGGGCGTCCCGGCCAGCCAGCAACGCGTCCAGCGCGCGCTCGCCCACCCGGCGCCGCGCCGCCCCCGCCGCTGCCGCTTGCAACCGGGCCAGCAGCGCATACGCCTGCAACACCGGCACAAAGGCCGCCCACGCCGGGTCAAAAGCTGTGACCAGCAGGCCCACATGCCGCCCCCCATGCTCCAGGCGCACCGCCACCTGGGGCCCTGCGGCCCGCCCCGCACTGGCCACCACGTCGCCCCAGCTGGCGCGCAGTTCGGCGTATCCGCCGGTGAGGCGCGCGGCCTCCTGCATCAGGGCCTCTTCTGGGTGGGGATCGGCCAGGGCCGCCTGCAGCCTGTCCAGCACGGCTGCACTCTGCGGGGGGCTGGTCGGCAGCAGGGTGTGAGGGGCTGTTTGCCGGGGACCAGGGTTCACTGTTCCAACCTACACCTCGCAGCGCCCAGGTTGTGGCTTTGCACAACACGCTCAGCCCCTGGCCCGTCTATGCTGGCCTGAAATCCATGTTCATTGGCTGCCGCGCGCAGCACCCACAGGAGTTTGCCCGTGAAATACGCCCGTTTCATTGCCGGGGGCCGCAGCCTGAACGGCCACCTCCACCAAGGTCAGCTGGTTGACGCCGCTGGTGTGGCCCACGATCCCGCGCAGGTGCAGTTCCGTCTGCCGGTGGACCCGCCCAAGGTCATTGCGCTGGCCCTGAACTACAACGACCACGCCGGGGAACTGGGCCTGACCCAGCCCAAGGAACCTGCCCTGTTCTGGAAGCCGAACACCACGCTGCTGCCCCACGGCGGCACGGTCATCTACCCGCGCGGCGCGCAGTTCATGCACTACGAGGTGGAACTGGGCGTGATCATGGGCCGCGACGCCCGCCGCGTGAAGGCCAAGGACGCGCTGGACTACGTGGGCGGCTACACCATTGGCAACGACCTTGTGGTGCGCGACTACGTGACGAACACCTTCCGCCCGCCCCTGCGCGGCAAGGGCTGGGACACCTTCGGGCCCCTGGGGCCGTACTACGTGACCGCCGACGAGATTGCCGATCCCCACAACCTGCGCCTGACCGCCCATGTGAACGGCGAACTGCGGCAGGAAGGCAGCACGCGCGACATGATCTTCTCGATTCCCGAACTGATCGAGCACATTTCGCGCTTCATGACCCTGCAAAAAGACGACGTGATCCTGACGGGCACACCCAAGGGCATCTCCCACGTTCACCCCGGCGACGTGATGACGCTGGAGGTCGAGGGCCTGGGTGTGCTGCAAAACGACATTCAGATGGAAGACGACCTCGCCGAGCCCATCACCGGGCAGGAAAGCAAGGAAGGCGAGTGGGACGGGCGCTGAGCGCCTGACCATCCCCGCCTTACGCCGCCGGAGGAGACTCGCCCCATGCCCCGATTGCTGCTCAGTTTGCTGGCCGCCCTGACCGTCACGGCGTCGGCCCAGGGCCCCCGTTTTGAGATGCGCTCCTTCGTGAACATAGGCGGCACCATGCGCCCGGCCTTCGCCTGGTGTGACGCGCCGGGAGCGGTGGTGGCTCTGGGCCCCTGGTCAGGCGCTGCGGGCGCCGCAGCGCCCCTGGTTTCCTGGACCAAGACGCGTGCTGGCCTGGGTGCCCCCTTCCGCGTTGACGCCGTGGTGGGTGAGGCAGACACGGGGGCGGGGCAGGTGCACTATCCCCTGCGCTGGCGCAACGGCGCCGCCTGGGTGCCCGGCGACCTGCACCTGAGCAATGTGGAAAATGTGCTGGACCCCGCTTACCGCATGACGCGCGTGAACGCCTTCACCCTGAGCGACGTGGCCCACCCCTGCCGCTACGTGCCTCAGGCGGCTTTCCTGGGGGTCACGGGCAAGCGTACGGTGATCGTGTGGGAAAGCGGCGGTCAGGCCACCTATGCCACCCGCAACTTCGATGGCACACCGGGCGTGCTGGTGAGGGGCGGCGTCTCTCCGGCTGACCTTCGCTTGCGCAGTCCACAGGGGTTCACAGGCCTCTACACCTGGCAGGCGCCCGGCGGCGTCACCTATCACCTGAACCTGCGCCGCAATGAACTCACGGCGCAGCGCGGAGACCGTCTCCTGCTGCGAGAGCACTTCCTGGCTTACTCGATCTCAAATCCGGTGCCCCCAAACGTGACCCCCACCAAGGAGCAACCATGACCCAGACCCTCAGTCCCAACCACGCCCTGGCCGCGCAACTGCGCGAGAGCCGCTTGAAAGGCGGCCTCAAACACTGGATCGGCGGCCAGTGGGTAGACGCCCAGAGCGGCCAGACCTTTGAGGCGCACTCGCCCGTCGATAACCGTCTGCTCACCACCGTCGCCAGCGGGGACGCCGCCGACATTGACCGGGCCGCCCGCGCCGCCCACGACGCCTTCCAGACCTGGAAGGAGGTGGGCGGGGCCGAGCGGCGCAAGATTCTGCACCGCATTGCCGATCTGATCGAGCAACGCGCGCAGGACATTGCTGTGCTGGAAAGCCTGGACACCGGGCAGGCCATTCGCTTCATGAAGTCGGCGGCCACGCGCGGCGCTGAGAACTTCCGCTTCTACGCCGACCGCGCGCCCGGGGCGCAGGACGGCCAGAGCCTACCGGCACCCGGGTTTATCAACTACACCCTGCGCCAGCCCATCGGCCCGGTCGGCGTGATTACCCCGTGGAACACGCCCTTCATGCTGTCCACCTGGAAAATTGCCCCGGCGCTGGCCGCTGGCTGCACGGTGGTCCACAAGCCCGCCGAGTGGAGTCCGGTGACTGCCACCCTACTGGCCGAAATCATGGACGAGGCCGGGCTGCCTAAGGGGGTGCACAACCTCGTGCACGGTTACGGCGAGAGCGCCGGCAAGGCCCTGACCGAACACCCACTGATTCACGCCATTGCCTTCGTGGGCGAAACCACCACCGGCAGTCACATCATGCGCCAGGGGGCCGCGACCCTCAAGCGCGTGCACTTCGAGCTGGGCGGCAAGAACCCGGTCGTGGTGTTCGACGACGCCGACCTCGACAAGGCCCTGGACGCCGTGGTGTTCATGATCTACAGCCTGAACGGTGAGCGCTGCACCAGCTCCAGCCGCGTCCTGATTCAGGACGGCATCTACGACGAATTCACCGCCCGCATTGCCGAGCGCGCGCGCAACATTCGCGTGGGCGACCCCCTGGACCCCGACACCGAGGTGGGCCCGCTGGTGCACCCCCGCCACTTTGACAAGGTGATGTCGTACTTCGGCACGGCGCGCGACGAGGGCGCGACCATTGCGGCGGGCGGCGAGCGCGTGGGCCAGGAAGGCAATTTCGTGACGCCCACCCTCTTCACAGGCGCGCGCAACGACATGCGCATTGCCCAGGAGGAAATCTTTGGCCCCGTGCTGACGGCCATTCCCTTCAAAGATGAAGCCGAGGCCCTGAGCCTCGCCAACGACGTGCGCTACGGCCTGGCCGGCTACCTGTGGACCAACGATCTGACGCGTGCCCACCGCTTCGCCCAGGGCCTGGAGGCGGGGATGATCTGGGTCAACAGCGAGAACGTGCGCCACCTGCCCACGCCCTTTGGTGGCGTGAAAAACAGCGGGATTGGCCGCGACGGCGGCGACTACTCCTTCGAGTTCTACATGGAGACGAAGAACATCGCCATCTCGCTAGGCACGCACAAGACGGCGAAGTTGGGGGTCTCGGCACCGCCCAAACTCGATCCCAGCGTGGTCGAAGGATGACCACCATCCTCATCACCGGGGCCGCTGGCGAAGTCGGCACCGCCCTGCGCCAGCAGCTGCGCGACTTTCTGCCCGCTGGCGAGTACACCCTGCGCCTTTCGGACCACCGCGACCTGGGGGAGACGGCGCCGGGCGAGGAACTGGCCCCCGCCGACCTCACCGACATGGCCCAGGTGCAGGCCGCCATGCAGGGCGTGGACGCCGTGATTCACCTGGGCGGCATTGCCAACGAGCACACTTACGAGCGCATCCGCGACGTGAACATGGACGGCACCTACCATGTGCTGGAAGCCGCGCGGCAGGTCGGCGTACAACGCGTGGCCTTTGCGTCCAGCATTCACACCGTGGGCTTTTATCCCCGCGAGCCGATTGGACCGGACGTACCGGTGCGGCCCGACACCTACTACGGGGTCAGCAAGGTCTTCGGAGAAGCGCTGGGCCGCATGTACGTGGACCGCTTCGGCCTGGAGTTCGTCAGCGTGCGCATCTGCTCCTTCCAGCCGCAGCCCAGGGACGCCCGGCACCTGTCCACCTGGCTCTCGCCGCGCGACGCCGCGCAGCTGTTCGCGCGGGCCGTCACCGCGCCGGACGTGGGCTTTCTGGTCGTGGCCGGCATCAGCGGCAACACCCGGCGCTGGATGACCCCCGAAGGCTGGGACGTGCTGGGCTACGAGCCCCAGGACGACGCCGAAGACTACGCGCCGCAGGTCGAGCACCTGCACGGTGACCCCAGCGACATCACCGAGCAGCGGCAGGGCGGCATTTTTGTGGATTCCACCTACACCGGCCTCGCCGGAAAGGAAGGGTAAACGTATGGGCGCTATCACTGGCCAGGAGTTTTTAGACCGTCTGCGGCAGAACCCGCCGACCCTGTACATTGACGGGCAGCGGGTCACCGACCCCACCACCCACCCCGCCACCCGCAACATGGCCCACAGCCTTGCGGGGCTGTATGACCTGCAGCACCAGCCCGAGCTGCGTGACCTGCTCACCTTCGAGGAGAACGGCCAGCGCTACGCCACCTCGTTCATGGTGCCGCGCACGAAAGAGGATCTGGCGAAAATTGGCGAAGCCCACCGCGTGCGGGCCAACTATGCCCTGGGCTTTCTGGGCCGCGCGCCGGACTACATGAACGCGAACGTGATGGCCGCCGGTGTGGGCGCCGACTACTTCGGGGCGTGCAGCGCCAGCGTGAAGGGCGACCCCAGGCGCGACTTCGCCGCCAACATGCGCCGCTACTTTGAGTTCGTGCGCGAGAACGACCTGTGCCTGACCCACGCGCTCACCAACCCGCAGGTGAACCGCGCCAAGCAGGCCAGCGAGATGCCCGACCCCTACATCGCGCTGGGTGTGGTGGAGGAAACCGAGGAAGGCGTGATTGTGCGCGGCGCGCGCATGATGGCCACGCTGCCCATTGCCGACGAGATTCTGGTGTTTCCCAGCACGG
This window of the Deinococcus multiflagellatus genome carries:
- a CDS encoding NAD-dependent epimerase/dehydratase family protein gives rise to the protein MTTILITGAAGEVGTALRQQLRDFLPAGEYTLRLSDHRDLGETAPGEELAPADLTDMAQVQAAMQGVDAVIHLGGIANEHTYERIRDVNMDGTYHVLEAARQVGVQRVAFASSIHTVGFYPREPIGPDVPVRPDTYYGVSKVFGEALGRMYVDRFGLEFVSVRICSFQPQPRDARHLSTWLSPRDAAQLFARAVTAPDVGFLVVAGISGNTRRWMTPEGWDVLGYEPQDDAEDYAPQVEHLHGDPSDITEQRQGGIFVDSTYTGLAGKEG
- the hpaE gene encoding 5-carboxymethyl-2-hydroxymuconate semialdehyde dehydrogenase encodes the protein MTQTLSPNHALAAQLRESRLKGGLKHWIGGQWVDAQSGQTFEAHSPVDNRLLTTVASGDAADIDRAARAAHDAFQTWKEVGGAERRKILHRIADLIEQRAQDIAVLESLDTGQAIRFMKSAATRGAENFRFYADRAPGAQDGQSLPAPGFINYTLRQPIGPVGVITPWNTPFMLSTWKIAPALAAGCTVVHKPAEWSPVTATLLAEIMDEAGLPKGVHNLVHGYGESAGKALTEHPLIHAIAFVGETTTGSHIMRQGAATLKRVHFELGGKNPVVVFDDADLDKALDAVVFMIYSLNGERCTSSSRVLIQDGIYDEFTARIAERARNIRVGDPLDPDTEVGPLVHPRHFDKVMSYFGTARDEGATIAAGGERVGQEGNFVTPTLFTGARNDMRIAQEEIFGPVLTAIPFKDEAEALSLANDVRYGLAGYLWTNDLTRAHRFAQGLEAGMIWVNSENVRHLPTPFGGVKNSGIGRDGGDYSFEFYMETKNIAISLGTHKTAKLGVSAPPKLDPSVVEG
- a CDS encoding fumarylacetoacetate hydrolase family protein, which translates into the protein MKYARFIAGGRSLNGHLHQGQLVDAAGVAHDPAQVQFRLPVDPPKVIALALNYNDHAGELGLTQPKEPALFWKPNTTLLPHGGTVIYPRGAQFMHYEVELGVIMGRDARRVKAKDALDYVGGYTIGNDLVVRDYVTNTFRPPLRGKGWDTFGPLGPYYVTADEIADPHNLRLTAHVNGELRQEGSTRDMIFSIPELIEHISRFMTLQKDDVILTGTPKGISHVHPGDVMTLEVEGLGVLQNDIQMEDDLAEPITGQESKEGEWDGR
- a CDS encoding PucR family transcriptional regulator, coding for MLDRLQAALADPHPEEALMQEAARLTGGYAELRASWGDVVASAGRAAGPQVAVRLEHGGRHVGLLVTAFDPAWAAFVPVLQAYALLARLQAAAAGAARRRVGERALDALLAGRDAHLPGLDGPFALAVGAFGDEGPSDEQALDVLAGAGEGYFQQRRLLGHSTVQGRRAVWLWRSLDLGREAQELHRALAASTNRGVRLGISARSHQPPNSAGVTHAFGQAQQALRTVPRAGGGVLFEQTDPLHDLIDSGALATLHTQLMTQLAALKDGGRVERTLRHYLHHPGSLAELAQAEGVHVNTIRARLKRAEEVLGQPLSHPALLGRLYLAFAGDKA